From Paenibacillus sp. GP183, one genomic window encodes:
- the ltrA gene encoding group II intron reverse transcriptase/maturase — MKPKRRYYSLIDKVYQMDNLYEAWLSVKKNQGSGGIDGVSIAMFEKNVCMNLRELQRLLQQGRYKPDPVKRHFIEKENGKLRPLGIPTIRDRICQQAVRQIIEPIFEQDFYYYSFGFRAGYSAHQAVNTIRRAKRGGYEYAVDLDIMSFFDEIPHESLMEKVHERITDGKVLTLIRGWLSAGFMEGGQFHETEIGSPQGGNLSPLLANLYLNHFDWGMKKKGFAVVRYADDAVILCKTKEQAEEAYLAAKTILEKELQLRMHPEKTKVVHFDEGFRFLGFDFWKDYLMVPDTKVKKYKDKIREVTRRQQANNFGEMLKKLNEIARGFGNYFGIGNVKKKFQRLDEWTRMRVRAFMRQKKSTVSNSLIPNKVLESAGMVFLTSLLITRS; from the coding sequence ATGAAACCGAAACGACGATACTACTCCCTGATCGATAAAGTGTACCAAATGGATAATCTGTACGAAGCATGGCTATCTGTAAAGAAGAATCAGGGAAGCGGCGGCATCGATGGCGTAAGTATCGCCATGTTTGAGAAAAACGTGTGCATGAACCTAAGGGAACTCCAAAGGTTACTGCAACAAGGGCGGTATAAACCCGACCCTGTGAAACGACATTTCATCGAGAAGGAAAATGGGAAGTTAAGACCGTTAGGGATACCCACAATCCGAGATCGCATATGTCAGCAAGCGGTACGCCAAATCATTGAACCGATCTTCGAACAGGACTTTTACTACTATAGCTTTGGCTTTCGTGCAGGATACTCGGCGCACCAAGCAGTGAATACGATTCGACGCGCGAAACGTGGCGGATACGAATATGCGGTTGACCTGGACATCATGTCTTTCTTCGATGAAATTCCACACGAATCACTGATGGAGAAAGTGCATGAGAGAATCACTGACGGAAAAGTGCTGACGCTCATTCGCGGATGGCTATCGGCGGGATTCATGGAAGGTGGCCAGTTCCATGAAACGGAAATCGGGTCTCCGCAGGGCGGGAATTTGTCGCCATTGCTTGCGAATTTGTACTTGAACCATTTCGACTGGGGGATGAAGAAGAAAGGTTTTGCTGTGGTAAGGTATGCAGACGATGCCGTTATTCTTTGCAAAACAAAGGAGCAAGCAGAAGAAGCGTATCTAGCGGCAAAGACCATTCTGGAAAAGGAATTACAGCTTCGAATGCACCCTGAGAAAACAAAAGTGGTGCATTTCGATGAAGGCTTTCGTTTCCTAGGATTCGACTTCTGGAAAGATTATCTGATGGTACCCGACACGAAAGTGAAGAAGTACAAGGATAAAATCCGGGAAGTCACCCGCAGACAACAAGCGAATAACTTTGGCGAAATGCTCAAGAAACTAAATGAAATTGCACGGGGTTTTGGTAACTATTTCGGCATAGGGAATGTAAAGAAGAAGTTTCAACGATTGGATGAATGGACGCGTATGAGGGTTCGAGCCTTCATGCGTCAAAAGAAATCTACGGTTTCTAATTCGCTGATACCTAACAAAGTACTGGAATCGGCAGGAATGGTATTTCTAACAAGCTTACTCATCACACGTTCCTAA
- a CDS encoding substrate-binding domain-containing protein yields MMKTEIEVFHADSLTGPMNLLKQEFEALHDDIEIRLTPGRSRELASEIGNGASCDIAAFSDEKVMMEEMMGKYIRGTDLKAASWYIVFSANQMVLMVPKGNPLAIHGAQDLLRPGIQLIRVAGEKDLATYRTIEFIRKAANQEGMPEIAERMIETAVKAHTIPEAIQALRENKGDSAIVYLSTAIAERQHFDYIPFPDSINLSDQIRNVLSIPSTSRNREAAMDYLRFVLSPAGRDILKQAGQPPLFPFVKEGSIPSELDI; encoded by the coding sequence ATGATGAAAACAGAAATTGAAGTTTTCCATGCGGATTCCTTAACCGGTCCGATGAACCTGCTGAAACAAGAGTTCGAAGCTCTGCATGACGACATCGAAATTCGTTTAACGCCAGGACGTTCGCGTGAGCTGGCGAGTGAGATAGGCAATGGTGCGAGCTGTGACATTGCGGCCTTTTCAGACGAGAAAGTCATGATGGAAGAAATGATGGGAAAGTACATCCGGGGCACGGATTTGAAGGCCGCGTCCTGGTATATCGTCTTTTCCGCCAACCAGATGGTCTTGATGGTACCCAAAGGCAATCCTCTCGCGATTCATGGAGCTCAGGATCTCCTTCGCCCGGGAATTCAATTGATCCGGGTTGCCGGCGAAAAGGATCTCGCGACATACCGAACGATTGAGTTCATTCGGAAGGCTGCAAACCAAGAGGGAATGCCCGAGATTGCGGAGCGGATGATCGAAACAGCGGTCAAGGCGCATACCATTCCGGAGGCGATTCAAGCCTTGAGAGAGAATAAGGGGGACTCTGCAATCGTATATCTATCGACGGCGATTGCAGAACGGCAGCATTTTGATTACATTCCGTTTCCCGATTCCATCAACTTGAGCGATCAAATACGAAATGTCCTCAGCATCCCGTCAACATCACGAAATCGGGAGGCCGCCATGGACTATTTACGTTTCGTTCTTTCTCCGGCCGGCCGGGATATTTTGAAGCAGGCGGGTCAGCCACCACTTTTTCCGTTCGTCAAAGAAGGGTCGATTCCATCAGAACTGGACATATAA
- a CDS encoding MFS transporter — protein MNKLLNQKRSNMRWLVLLIICLMYLITYMDRTNISVVAPAIRKEFGFDKITMGLIFSSFTWAYAIGQVPGGWLGDRFGPRGVLTTIVTYWSFMTMVTAQSVGFISFWVIRFLFGLGEAGAFPTATRAMQLWFTKAERGFVQGITHSFSRFGAAIVPPIAVAIMVAWGWKAVFYTFGLVGIVWALLFFLIYRNLPEEHKGVNEAELTYLRGLDESGNINLPIDIKKKPKVPWKFLLSSSNMWYIMAAYFCYNYCLYFFLTWLPSYLVDHQGFSIVKMGLFASLPLFAGVIGDTVGGIVTDKILHKTKNMKFARKVVAIPSMLCAAIFLIPAAQTSDPYLAVYCLTASMFFLECVIGPAWAVPMDVGGEYSGTVSGMMNMAGNMGGALSPIVFGALVQAGMWSAPFYVEVGLLTIGAIVWLFWLNPEKSVVDKQMLAKMNPPTISG, from the coding sequence TTGAACAAATTATTGAATCAAAAGAGGAGCAATATGCGCTGGTTGGTTCTATTAATTATTTGTCTAATGTATCTCATCACCTATATGGACCGGACCAACATATCTGTAGTAGCGCCGGCTATCCGAAAGGAATTTGGTTTTGATAAAATCACGATGGGCTTAATCTTCAGCTCGTTTACTTGGGCCTATGCGATAGGTCAGGTTCCAGGAGGTTGGCTAGGCGACCGATTTGGTCCTCGAGGCGTTCTTACAACGATCGTGACGTATTGGTCTTTCATGACTATGGTTACCGCCCAGTCTGTAGGCTTTATCTCATTTTGGGTGATCCGTTTCTTATTTGGACTTGGCGAAGCCGGAGCATTTCCAACAGCAACGAGAGCCATGCAGTTATGGTTTACGAAAGCGGAGCGAGGTTTCGTTCAGGGCATCACGCATAGCTTCAGCCGTTTCGGAGCGGCAATCGTGCCGCCGATCGCGGTGGCCATTATGGTGGCCTGGGGCTGGAAAGCGGTTTTTTACACTTTCGGTCTCGTAGGTATAGTATGGGCACTTCTGTTCTTTCTGATTTACCGCAACTTGCCGGAGGAGCACAAAGGGGTGAACGAAGCGGAATTAACTTATCTTCGAGGGCTGGATGAAAGCGGTAACATAAATTTGCCGATCGATATTAAGAAAAAACCGAAGGTTCCCTGGAAGTTTTTATTGTCGTCTAGCAACATGTGGTATATCATGGCCGCGTATTTCTGCTACAACTATTGCCTTTATTTCTTCTTGACCTGGCTGCCGTCTTACCTGGTAGACCATCAGGGCTTTTCCATTGTGAAAATGGGATTGTTTGCCTCCTTGCCCTTGTTTGCCGGTGTAATTGGGGATACGGTAGGGGGAATCGTAACAGATAAGATTCTGCATAAAACCAAAAATATGAAGTTCGCGCGAAAGGTAGTCGCTATACCGTCCATGCTTTGTGCCGCTATTTTTCTCATTCCAGCCGCTCAAACTTCCGATCCTTATCTGGCTGTATACTGTCTGACGGCATCCATGTTTTTCCTTGAATGCGTCATAGGTCCCGCTTGGGCCGTTCCGATGGATGTCGGTGGAGAATATTCGGGAACTGTATCCGGCATGATGAATATGGCAGGGAATATGGGCGGCGCCTTATCTCCTATCGTTTTTGGCGCCCTTGTGCAGGCAGGCATGTGGAGTGCGCCATTCTATGTCGAAGTCGGACTTCTGACCATCGGAGCGATCGTTTGGCTGTTTTGGTTGAACCCCGAAAAATCCGTTGTCGATAAGCAAATGCTAGCTAAAATGAATCCGCCTACAATATCGGGCTGA
- a CDS encoding (Fe-S)-binding protein, producing the protein MKMLSTEEAMYSCVRCGACRDVCPTLDITGKEADGPRGRVYMARSVIEGVIPSNKEIEMQLDRCLLCSACVDACPMDVPIPDIVMLAKEKLKETQSYPPHIKLLRNFFFDSLLPYPKRLRTLGTLLWLYQKSGLRKITQGLGILKLFPESLRQMEAVMPDITAPAERKPRPVWTESRGSGEDAARSQLSAGMFVGCIMDVMFRKTNDHSIQLLSKTGYDVITPDRQVCCGALHRHNGKKESAMELARRNIAAFEQSGADFIVTNAGGCGAMLKEYGELLRDDPDWRHPAESFSDKIRDISEVLDPNEMDAVGNGERITYQPSCHLQYVMSVKDAPKKLLKGVTNAEFTELPEAKLCCGSAGIYNLLQPELASDILDKKMNHVQAIRPDIIITANPGCLLQMNIGIQRAGLQGKVKAMHIVDYLTETMERAQKEGVKSSISR; encoded by the coding sequence ATGAAAATGTTAAGTACGGAAGAAGCCATGTATTCTTGTGTCCGCTGCGGGGCTTGCCGCGATGTTTGCCCTACGCTGGATATTACCGGCAAGGAAGCGGACGGACCCAGAGGTCGCGTCTATATGGCGCGAAGCGTAATAGAGGGTGTGATCCCGAGCAACAAAGAAATCGAAATGCAATTGGACCGCTGTCTTCTTTGTTCCGCATGTGTTGACGCATGCCCGATGGACGTTCCGATTCCTGATATTGTCATGCTTGCCAAGGAGAAATTGAAGGAAACCCAATCGTACCCTCCGCACATAAAACTTCTTCGCAATTTCTTCTTTGATAGTCTGCTTCCCTATCCAAAAAGGCTTCGAACCTTGGGTACACTTCTATGGCTTTACCAAAAGTCCGGCTTGCGGAAAATAACGCAAGGACTTGGAATTCTTAAGCTTTTCCCGGAATCGCTGAGGCAAATGGAAGCGGTTATGCCGGATATAACGGCACCTGCAGAACGCAAGCCCCGTCCCGTTTGGACTGAGTCGCGGGGAAGCGGCGAAGATGCTGCACGTTCTCAGCTTAGTGCTGGCATGTTTGTCGGATGCATCATGGACGTCATGTTCCGTAAGACGAATGACCATTCGATTCAATTGCTGTCCAAGACCGGATACGATGTCATAACGCCGGATCGACAGGTATGTTGCGGGGCTCTTCATAGGCATAACGGTAAGAAAGAATCAGCCATGGAGCTCGCTAGGAGAAATATTGCGGCGTTCGAACAAAGTGGTGCGGATTTCATTGTAACTAATGCAGGCGGATGCGGAGCTATGTTAAAAGAATACGGGGAGCTCCTTAGAGACGATCCGGACTGGCGCCACCCGGCCGAAAGCTTTAGCGACAAGATTCGGGATATCAGCGAAGTGCTTGATCCAAATGAAATGGATGCCGTTGGGAACGGGGAAAGGATTACTTATCAGCCTTCTTGCCATCTCCAGTATGTCATGAGCGTTAAGGACGCCCCGAAGAAGCTGTTGAAAGGCGTGACGAATGCAGAATTTACGGAGCTGCCTGAAGCCAAGTTATGCTGCGGTTCTGCAGGCATTTATAATTTGCTTCAACCAGAGCTTGCTTCGGATATTTTGGATAAAAAAATGAACCATGTCCAAGCCATTCGGCCGGACATTATTATTACGGCTAACCCAGGCTGTCTGCTGCAAATGAACATCGGCATACAAAGAGCGGGGCTCCAGGGCAAAGTTAAAGCGATGCATATTGTTGACTATTTGACGGAAACGATGGAAAGGGCACAGAAAGAAGGCGTCAAATCTTCAATTTCGAGATAA
- a CDS encoding FAD-binding oxidoreductase encodes MSGNLIFKLQQILGQDRVLTSKTDMMTYSYDASFATQLEPKEPEIVVIVESTEEVSACTKLANEYRIPLYPRGAGTAQTGGPVPVLGGIVMDLSKMNRILEIDHSNMQVTVEPGVVQANLNDALKKYGIFFPPDPGSAKMCTIGGMVANNSSGLRAVKYGNTRFYVLGLEVVLPTGDVIVTGGVKSKALKSVSGYDLAHLMIGSEGTLGIITRLRLKVLPLPPSRGIILCSFRQLELAGEAVNHIFRSGIMPSALEIMDQQCTKAANLMRPELALPENEALLVIEVDGGKAEVSSQVARVTEVVGAYTDYVKFSDSPEECQKLWQARQIVGAATGRLKPGGFRVYGGEDICVPLSRLPEALRTIHEIARSYQIVCAIYGHIGDGNLHTSPVINLKDQTEVENAKKMIEDIHRMAIEMEGTTTAEHGVGFVRAPYMEIEHGPAFQVMCAIKKTLDPNNILNPGKMALPI; translated from the coding sequence ATGAGCGGGAATCTTATTTTTAAATTGCAGCAAATATTGGGCCAAGACCGTGTGCTGACAAGCAAAACCGATATGATGACCTATTCTTACGACGCTTCTTTCGCTACTCAATTGGAACCGAAGGAACCGGAAATTGTCGTCATTGTCGAATCGACAGAAGAAGTGAGCGCTTGTACAAAATTGGCGAATGAATATCGTATTCCTCTTTATCCTAGGGGAGCGGGAACCGCTCAGACCGGTGGACCGGTTCCTGTTTTGGGAGGAATTGTGATGGATTTATCCAAAATGAACCGAATTCTGGAGATTGATCACTCGAATATGCAGGTCACGGTCGAGCCGGGTGTTGTGCAGGCTAATCTGAATGACGCTCTTAAGAAATATGGAATCTTCTTTCCGCCCGACCCGGGCAGCGCGAAAATGTGCACAATAGGCGGCATGGTTGCCAATAATTCAAGCGGACTGCGGGCAGTCAAGTACGGGAATACCCGTTTTTATGTGCTTGGTCTGGAAGTCGTGCTGCCGACAGGCGACGTCATTGTCACAGGGGGCGTAAAATCAAAGGCGCTGAAATCGGTTTCAGGTTATGATCTCGCTCACCTGATGATCGGTTCGGAAGGGACTCTGGGCATTATTACGCGGTTGCGGCTAAAAGTTCTTCCCCTCCCGCCTTCCCGTGGAATCATCCTCTGCTCCTTCCGGCAGCTTGAACTTGCGGGCGAAGCGGTCAACCATATTTTTCGTTCGGGGATCATGCCTTCCGCATTGGAAATCATGGACCAACAATGTACGAAAGCGGCAAATCTGATGCGGCCGGAGCTTGCTTTGCCCGAAAATGAGGCTCTGCTCGTGATCGAAGTGGATGGCGGTAAGGCTGAGGTGTCCTCCCAAGTCGCAAGGGTAACTGAGGTTGTTGGTGCATATACCGACTATGTGAAATTCAGCGACAGCCCTGAAGAATGCCAGAAGTTGTGGCAAGCCAGACAAATCGTCGGTGCGGCGACAGGGCGTTTAAAGCCGGGTGGATTTCGTGTATACGGAGGAGAGGATATTTGCGTCCCGTTATCCAGATTGCCTGAAGCGCTGCGGACCATTCACGAGATCGCTAGGTCGTATCAAATCGTATGCGCCATTTACGGGCACATCGGCGACGGCAATTTGCACACATCGCCTGTGATCAATTTAAAAGACCAAACGGAGGTGGAGAACGCCAAGAAAATGATTGAGGATATTCACCGAATGGCGATCGAGATGGAAGGAACAACAACAGCAGAGCATGGCGTAGGATTTGTCAGAGCTCCGTATATGGAAATTGAACACGGCCCAGCGTTTCAAGTCATGTGCGCCATCAAAAAAACATTGGATCCCAACAATATTTTAAATCCTGGCAAAATGGCGCTGCCAATCTGA
- a CDS encoding alanine--glyoxylate aminotransferase family protein, with the protein MFSEKMDLRLPGPVQVPREIQRAILRSFDHPMMDYRNEEHQEILKEAAEAAKKVFQTKNDVYILCGSGASALETAMVNLVGPSDTILICVIGYFGDYLVDIAEHIGVNVIRVDAPWGEIVDPRDVKKALEQHPEIKAVFATHCETSTGAINNIKELGSIVRQFDAVFVADAVSSIVGTPLYMDDWGIDIVATGGQKALMLPPGNALVAVSDKAWGVIDNHKCPSFYLDLKKYRELLPKGHTPYTPNIALVNGLLESCRMIERGGGIEAAYKRHACLRDMTRSGVRALGLELLVDDSAASPTLTSVVFDRMDSDSLRKLMREQFHVAVGGGLGKQKGKLLRLGHMGYTDAADILKMFAALELGLTKVGFNVQLGAGVSAAQKYWLENPYC; encoded by the coding sequence ATGTTCTCGGAAAAAATGGATTTGCGTCTGCCTGGGCCCGTACAGGTTCCGCGGGAAATTCAGAGGGCGATCCTACGTTCATTCGATCATCCGATGATGGATTACCGGAATGAGGAGCATCAGGAAATTTTGAAGGAAGCGGCCGAAGCGGCCAAAAAAGTGTTTCAAACGAAAAACGACGTCTATATCCTGTGCGGAAGCGGTGCTTCGGCACTGGAAACGGCGATGGTGAATCTGGTCGGTCCATCGGATACGATCCTCATTTGTGTAATCGGTTACTTTGGCGATTATTTGGTCGATATTGCTGAACATATCGGTGTAAACGTCATTCGTGTGGATGCTCCCTGGGGAGAAATCGTTGACCCGAGAGATGTCAAAAAAGCATTGGAGCAGCATCCTGAAATCAAAGCCGTTTTTGCGACCCATTGCGAAACGTCTACGGGAGCGATCAATAACATTAAGGAGTTAGGCTCCATCGTCAGGCAGTTCGATGCCGTTTTTGTCGCGGATGCGGTCAGCTCTATCGTCGGAACTCCTTTGTATATGGATGACTGGGGAATCGATATAGTGGCTACAGGCGGCCAAAAGGCACTTATGCTGCCGCCAGGAAACGCATTGGTAGCCGTGAGTGATAAAGCATGGGGTGTTATTGACAACCATAAATGTCCGTCATTTTATTTGGATTTGAAAAAGTACAGAGAACTGCTTCCGAAAGGACATACGCCGTACACACCCAACATTGCCTTGGTGAACGGTTTGCTTGAATCTTGCAGAATGATTGAGCGGGGGGGAGGAATAGAAGCAGCTTACAAACGTCATGCCTGCTTGCGCGATATGACAAGATCGGGAGTCCGCGCCCTGGGATTGGAACTTCTGGTCGATGATTCTGCGGCCAGTCCGACTCTCACCTCGGTAGTATTCGATCGGATGGACTCCGACTCGCTGCGCAAATTAATGCGGGAGCAATTCCATGTTGCTGTAGGCGGCGGCTTAGGGAAACAGAAAGGGAAACTGCTTCGTCTAGGACATATGGGATATACAGATGCCGCTGACATCTTGAAAATGTTTGCCGCATTGGAGCTGGGACTTACGAAGGTGGGCTTTAACGTTCAGCTTGGAGCGGGAGTATCCGCAGCCCAGAAGTACTGGCTGGAAAACCCTTACTGTTAA
- a CDS encoding enoyl-CoA hydratase, giving the protein MSNPSSKASNAREEGAVLLEQTGPIAQLLLSRPSSLNALTWTMYEQLEAHLNKLAEDASIRVIVIRGDGDAFAAGTDICQFKGFTGQDGIQYERRIDRIIHLLENMPIPVIAAIHGYAVGGGLLIAAACDLRYATPAAKFGAPMARTLGNCLSLDSYRRIVREIGAMRTKEMLFTSRLFSADEALQAGFLTSLFDQAEFLHKVMEVAQQISRNAPLTIKASKEALRRLKQADQNHLSAEQFDDVIALVYGSEDFAEGVSAYIEKRKPNWHL; this is encoded by the coding sequence GTGTCTAATCCAAGTTCTAAAGCATCTAACGCACGTGAAGAAGGTGCCGTACTGCTGGAACAAACGGGTCCGATCGCACAGCTGCTGTTGTCAAGACCTTCCTCCCTCAACGCTTTGACATGGACCATGTACGAACAATTGGAAGCTCATTTAAACAAGCTGGCGGAAGATGCATCGATTCGCGTTATCGTTATACGGGGTGACGGCGATGCCTTTGCAGCTGGTACCGATATTTGCCAGTTCAAAGGGTTTACCGGGCAAGATGGTATCCAATATGAGCGTAGGATCGATCGAATAATCCACCTCTTGGAAAACATGCCGATACCGGTAATCGCAGCTATTCATGGTTACGCTGTTGGAGGCGGGCTCCTTATCGCGGCAGCCTGCGATTTGCGCTATGCGACTCCGGCTGCCAAATTTGGAGCTCCGATGGCACGAACGCTGGGCAATTGCCTTAGTCTTGACAGCTATCGGCGGATCGTTCGGGAAATCGGTGCCATGCGAACGAAAGAGATGTTGTTTACATCTCGGTTGTTTTCGGCCGACGAGGCTTTGCAAGCTGGTTTTTTGACTTCCTTATTTGATCAAGCAGAATTTTTGCATAAAGTGATGGAGGTCGCGCAGCAAATCAGTCGAAATGCGCCGTTAACGATTAAGGCGTCGAAGGAAGCTCTTCGGCGCCTGAAACAAGCCGACCAAAATCATTTATCGGCAGAACAGTTCGATGATGTGATCGCTCTGGTTTACGGCAGCGAGGATTTCGCAGAAGGCGTCAGCGCCTATATCGAGAAACGCAAGCCGAACTGGCACCTGTAA
- a CDS encoding CoA transferase, whose amino-acid sequence MALLEGVRVLDISQIMAGPYCTMVLGDLGAEIIKVEKLDGGDDSRQMGPFVNGESTCFFQINRNKKGIVLDIKNETGRELFYELAKTADIIVENFRPGVTKSLKVDYETIKRLNPGIIYCSISGYGQTGPYSHKGGFDLVAQGMSGLMSMTGEPGGRPLKSGIAVYDIGAGITALYSILAAYIYKQRTGEGQHVDVSLAECGLPWFTWEAAAFFSNGTVPGPTGWRHRVSAPYQALKTRNGYIMLGCANQRTWEKLCQEVIGKPEWLEDPRFKTNSDRGVNVETLEALLEEVFQTEDRAHWLQKCEAAGVPAGPINNFNDVVQDPHYLERGMIEEIEHPVIGKMKMFGIPTKFSAAPGQIKMPAPLFGQHTDEVLSSTIGLTEEQLTELRSQAVIK is encoded by the coding sequence ATGGCATTATTAGAAGGAGTAAGGGTACTGGATATTTCACAAATTATGGCCGGACCTTATTGTACGATGGTGCTTGGAGATTTGGGCGCCGAGATTATCAAAGTGGAAAAGCTGGATGGTGGTGATGATTCCCGCCAGATGGGGCCTTTCGTGAACGGGGAATCCACCTGTTTCTTTCAAATTAACCGCAATAAAAAAGGAATTGTCCTCGATATTAAAAATGAAACAGGCAGAGAGCTGTTCTACGAACTAGCCAAAACTGCGGATATCATCGTTGAAAACTTCCGGCCTGGAGTAACAAAATCGCTAAAAGTCGACTACGAAACGATTAAGAGATTAAATCCTGGAATCATTTATTGTTCAATCTCCGGGTACGGTCAAACCGGACCTTATTCGCATAAGGGCGGCTTTGACCTTGTGGCTCAGGGAATGTCCGGGTTAATGAGCATGACGGGCGAACCCGGCGGAAGGCCTTTAAAGTCGGGAATTGCCGTATATGATATTGGTGCCGGTATTACCGCGCTTTACTCGATTTTGGCAGCGTATATTTACAAACAAAGAACCGGCGAAGGACAACATGTCGACGTATCCTTGGCCGAATGCGGGTTACCTTGGTTTACTTGGGAAGCGGCAGCTTTTTTTTCAAACGGAACCGTTCCAGGCCCGACAGGCTGGCGTCATAGAGTTTCGGCTCCCTATCAGGCTTTAAAGACGAGAAACGGATATATCATGTTAGGCTGCGCGAATCAGCGAACCTGGGAGAAATTATGCCAAGAGGTCATCGGTAAACCGGAATGGCTAGAGGATCCGCGATTTAAAACCAATTCAGACCGCGGGGTCAATGTCGAAACTCTTGAGGCTTTGCTGGAGGAAGTATTTCAAACGGAAGACAGGGCACATTGGCTCCAAAAGTGCGAGGCTGCTGGAGTACCTGCCGGCCCGATCAACAACTTCAACGATGTCGTGCAGGATCCGCATTATTTAGAGCGGGGGATGATTGAGGAGATTGAGCACCCTGTTATTGGAAAAATGAAGATGTTCGGAATCCCCACCAAATTTTCGGCAGCACCGGGTCAAATCAAGATGCCCGCCCCATTGTTCGGCCAACATACGGATGAAGTATTAAGCAGCACGATAGGGCTTACAGAAGAGCAGTTAACTGAATTGCGCAGCCAGGCTGTCATTAAATAA
- a CDS encoding gamma carbonic anhydrase family protein, with the protein MIYSINEIKPCLDSSTYIAPGVQLIGEVTIGAESSVWFNSVIRGDNALIRIGDRTNIQDGCTLHVDPEKPLIIGNRVSVGHNAILHGCTIGDGALIGMGAIVMNGAEIGEQSLVAAGSLIPEGKKIPARSLVMGSPGKIVRELTENDLAKIVNTSDHYVQQSRRYIAANIVFEK; encoded by the coding sequence GTGATTTATTCGATTAATGAAATCAAGCCATGTTTGGACTCCTCGACATATATCGCTCCAGGAGTTCAATTGATCGGCGAAGTTACAATCGGAGCGGAATCCAGTGTTTGGTTCAACTCGGTGATAAGGGGAGACAATGCACTAATCCGTATTGGAGATAGAACCAATATCCAAGACGGATGCACGCTGCATGTTGACCCTGAAAAACCACTGATTATCGGTAATCGTGTATCCGTAGGACATAATGCAATCCTGCATGGCTGTACCATTGGCGATGGCGCATTAATTGGAATGGGAGCCATCGTTATGAATGGTGCAGAGATCGGTGAGCAGTCCCTTGTGGCTGCAGGATCCCTGATTCCGGAAGGCAAAAAGATCCCTGCAAGGTCCCTGGTGATGGGTAGTCCCGGTAAGATTGTCAGGGAACTGACCGAGAATGATTTGGCCAAAATTGTAAACACATCCGATCATTATGTGCAGCAGAGCAGGCGGTATATTGCTGCAAATATCGTTTTCGAGAAATAA